One genomic segment of Komagataella phaffii GS115 chromosome 4, complete sequence includes these proteins:
- a CDS encoding Protein kinase involved in the response to oxidative and osmotic stress, protein MLDEEILTSRQNIKQFIRHGKQAHVQPEPTNQPSPRESYSMANHAVEDRFDYNIATDPNAGNDNTNQHHHKSDKYSEIAQGLVEEESKERQKKQQSMNMERYDLLEKMGEGAFSVVHKAQDKTTGQFVAIKIIRKYQLDAQQQASVLKEVTIMRQLRHQNIVEFIDFIESEDYYLIVQELVSGGELFAEIVKYTYFSEDLVRHIIIQVAQAIRYLHEVVGVVHRDIKPENLLFEPIPFMPSKQVKLRKSDDPSSKRDEGEFVYGLGGGGIGVVKLADFGLSKQIWEFNTKTPCGTVGYTAPEIVRDERYSKEVDMWAIGCVVYTLLCGFPPFYDERIDVLTEKVARGQFSFLQPWWDEISSGAKNCVSKLLTVNPKQRYTIDEFLQDPWIMEHIQKSQQAQLQRLTLNPPILPSSTTKPAAGISKPNAFDISTAVHRIGEEAALGKTYAQKGQMESLREDDELHSPESLDSPPKPAKQTIPVSDNQLFDLSLAGASILERRKNKRKTVPVI, encoded by the exons ATGCTCGATGAAGAAATTCTAACAAGTCGACAGAATATCAAGCAGTTTATCCGACACGGGAAACAAGCTCATGTTCAACCGGAGCCTACCAATCAGCCTTCTCCTCGGGAATCATACAGCATGGCAAACCATGCTGTGGAAGACCGCTTTGATTACAACATAGCGACTGATCCGAACGCTGGTAATGATAATACCAATCAACATCACCATAAATCTGACAAGTACTCCGAGATTGCTCAGGGTCTTGTTGAGGAAGAGAGCAAGGAGCGTCAAAAGAAGCAACAAAGTATGAATATGGAGAGATACGACCTTTTAGAGAAGATGGGAGAGGGTGCTTTTTCCGTAGTTCACAAAGCGCAGGATAAGACTACTGGCCAATTTGTAGCGATAAAGATCATCCGGAAGTACCAACTGGATGCTCAACAACAAGCGTCTGTGCTCAAAGAAGTCACAATCATGAGACAGCTGCGACATCAAAATATTGTAGAATTCATCGATTTCATTGAAAGTGAGGACTATTATCTTATTGTGCAGGAGTTGGTTTCTGGGGGAGAGCTATTCGCAGAGATTGTTAAGTATACCTACTTCTCTGAGGATTTGGTGCGACACATTATCATTCAAGTAGCGCAGGCCATTAGATATCTTCATGAGGTGGTAGGCGTCGTTCATCGTGATATAAAGCCCGAAAATCTGCTGTTCGAGCCAATACCCTTTATGCCCTCAAAGCAAGTCAAACTTCGAAAATCTGACGATCCATCCTCCAAGAGAGACGAAGGAGAATTTGTATATGGCCTTGGTGGAGGTGGTATTGGTGTGGTAAAGTTGGCAGATTTTGGTCTTTCAAAGCAGATATGGGAATTCAATACTAAGACTCCTTGCGGAACCGTCGGGTACACAGCACCAGAGATTGTTCGTGACGAAAGGTATTCCAAGGAGGTAGATATGTGGGCTATTGGTTGCGTTGTATACACATTGTTATGTGGATTTCCTCCATTTTACGATGAAAGAATCGATGTGTTAACGGAAAAGGTCGCCAGAGGGCAGTTCAGTTTTCTGCAACCTTGGTGGGATGAAATATCTAGCGGGGCTAAGAACTGTGTTTCCAAACTTCTCACTGTTAACCCTAAACAGAGGTATACCATTGATGAGTTCCTTCAAGATCCTTGGATTATGGAGCATATTCAGAAATCTCAGCAAGCTCAATTGCAACGTCTGACGTTGAATCCTCCAATTCTGCCTTCTTCCACTACTAAACCTGCTGCTGGCATATCGAAACCAA ATGCCTTCGATATATCGACCGCTGTCCATAGAATTGGAGAGGAAGCTGCTTTAGGAAAGACATATGCTCAAAAAGGACAAATGGAAAGTTTAAGGGAAGATGACGAGTTGCACTCTCCAGAATCTCTGGATAGTCCTCCAAAGCCGGCTAAGCAAACTATTCCAGTTTCCGATAACCAGCTATTTGATTTGTCATTAGCGGGAGCTTCTATCCTTGAACGAAGGAAGAACAAACGAAAAACTGTGCCTGTTATCTAG
- a CDS encoding Translational elongation factor 3, stimulates the binding of aminoacyl-tRNA (AA-tRNA) to ribosomes: protein MSAASESKQSAEVLEQLFEKLSVAVPEERDTAAANVSSFLNGSIIEHDVPFEFFKELKKTIKNKKNTNGQLNALEAIAHIASDTNLSPSVEPYIVDLTEEISILAGDKNKEVQEVAAKALLAVSQSITPVAIKVILPILTQRLAETAKWTEKVAILDAITSFVDTSKDQLALRMPELVPVLSEAMWDTKKEVKAAATATITAATATVVNKDIEPFIPKLIESIAKPTEVPETVHTLGATTFVSEVTTAALSIMVPLLSRGLAERDTSIKRKAAVIVDNMCKLVDDPQVVAPFMEKLLPALKANFQTIADPEARDVTQRALNTLRRVGAVGADDAIPEVSTAGDVQVTLEILNFLTKDNKIAPRFDIAKTYIAAIAGDLVDERLIDPETWMQNLTPFLTIFLHEKQSKELVEEYRKRSVDNIPQPPSFEDEDDEGEDLCNCEFSLAYGAKILLNKTQFRLKRARRYGLCGPNGAGKSTLMRAIANGQVEGFPSQDECRTVYVEHDIDGSEADTSTVDFIYGDGSLGTKEEIIAKLKEFSFSDSMIAGPIQSLSGGWKMKLALARAVLRNADILLLDEPTNHLDTVNVAWLVNYLNTCGITSIIVSHDSGFLDKVVQYIIHYEGFKLRKYKGNLSEFVKRVPSAKSYYELGASELEFKFPEPGFLEGVKTKQKAIVKVSNMTFQYPGTEKPQIRDINFQCSLSSRIAVIGPNGAGKSTLINVLTGELLPTIGEVYVHENCRIAYIKQHAFAHIDSHLDKTPSEYIQWRFQTGEDRETMDRASRQINENDEEAMNKIFKIDGTPRRIAEIHSRRKFKNSYEYECSFLLGENIGMKSERWVPMMSVDNAWLPRGELVESHSKMVAEVDMKEALASGQFRPLTRKEIEEHCSMLGLDAELVSHSRIRGLSGGQKVKLVLAACTWQRPHLIVLDEPTNYLDRDSLGALSKALKAFEGGIIIITHSAEFTKDLTEEVWAVLDGTMTPSGHNWVQGQGAGPRLEKKENEEDQFDAMGNKIAAVKKKVKLSSAELRKKKKERMKKKKALGDAYVSSDEEF from the coding sequence ATGTCTGCTGCTAGTGAATCTAAACAATCAGCTGAGGTCCTTGAACAGCTTTTTGAGAAGCTCTCCGTGGCAGTGCCGGAGGAGCGTGACACCGCTGCTGCTAACGTTTCTTCGTTTTTGAATGGTTCTATTATTGAACACGATGTTCCATTcgaattcttcaaagagttgaagaagaccatcaagaacaagaagaacaCAAACGGTCAACTGAATGCCTTGGAGGCCATTGCTCACATTGCATCTGATACCAACCTGTCTCCTTCTGTTGAGCCATACATCGTTGACCTGACTGAGGAGATTTCCATCTTGGCTGGTGACAAGAACAAGGAAGTCCAAGAGGTTGCCGCTAAGGCTTTGCTTGCCGTATCGCAGAGTATCACTCCTGTCGCTATCAAAGtcattcttccaattttgacTCAAAGATTGGCCGAGACCGCCAAGTGGACTGAGAAGGTCGCCATTTTGGATGCTATCACCTCTTTTGTTGACACTTCCAAAGACCAATTGGCTCTTAGAATGCCTGAGTTGGTTCCAGTTTTGTCTGAGGCCATGTGGGACACCAAGAAGGAGGTTAAGGCCGCCGCCACCGCCACTATCACTGCTGCCACTGCTACCGTCGTCAACAAGGATATTGAACCTTTCattccaaagttgattgaGTCCATCGCTAAGCCAACCGAGGTCCCAGAAACTGTCCACACCCTGGGTGCTACTACATTCGTTTCTGAGGTTACCACTGCTGCTTTGTCTATCATGGTTCCTTTGCTTTCAAGAGGTCTTGCTGAGCGTGACACTTCCATCAAGCGTAAGGCTGCCGTCATTGTCGACAACATGTGTAAATTGGTCGACGACCCACAAGTTGTTGCTCCATTCATGGAGAAGCTGTTACCTGCTCTGAAGGCCAACTTCCAAACTATTGCCGACCCTGAAGCTCGTGATGTTACCCAAAGAGCTCTCAACACTTTGAGAAGAGTCGGTGCTGTTGGTGCTGATGATGCCATTCCAGAGGTTTCCACCGCTGGTGACGTCCAAGTGACTTTGGAGatcttgaacttcttgACCAAAGACAACAAGATTGCCCCAAGATTCGACATTGCCAAGACTTACATTGCCGCCATTGCTGGTGACTTGGTTGACGAGAGATTGATCGACCCAGAGACTTGGATGCAAAACCTGACTCCTTTCCTGACCATCTTCTTGCACGAGAAGCAATCCAAGGAGcttgttgaagaatacaGAAAGAGATCTGTCGACAACATCCCACAACCTCCTTCCTTTGAGGATGAGGACGATGAAGGTGAAGATCTATGTAACTGTGAGTTCTCCCTGGCTTACGGTGCTAAGATCTTGCTGAACAAGACTCAATTCCGTTTGAAGAGAGCTAGACGTTATGGTCTCTGTGGTCCTAACGGTGCTGGTAAGTCAACTTTGATGAGAGCTATTGCCAACGGTCAAGTTGAGGGCTTCCCATCTCAAGATGAATGTAGAACTGTCTACGTCGAGCACGACATCGATGGTTCTGAAGCCGACACCTCCACTGTTGACTTCATTTACGGAGACGGATCTCTTGGTACTAAAGAAGAGATTATTGCTAAACTTAAGGAGTTCTCCTTCTCTGACAGCATGATTGCTGGTCCTATCCAATCCCTGTCTGGTggttggaagatgaagcTGGCTTTGGCTAGAGCCGTTCTTAGAAATGCTGACATTCTGTTGCTAGATGAACCAACTAACCATTTGGACACTGTCAACGTTGCTTGGTTGGTCAACTACTTGAATACTTGTGGAATTACATCCATCATTGTCTCCCATGACTCTGGTTTCCTGGACAAGGTTGTTCAATACATCATCCACTACGAAGGTTTCAAGCTGAGAAAGTACAAGGGTAACTTATCCGAGTTCGTCAAGCGTGTTCCTTCCGCCAAGTCCTACTACGAGTTGGGTGCTTCTGAATTGGAGTTCAAGTTCCCAGAACCAGGTTTCTTGGAGGGTGTTAAGACCAAGCAGAAAGCTATTGTTAAAGTTTCCAACATGACTTTCCAATATCCAGGTACTGAAAAGCCACAGATTAGAGACATCAACTTCCAATGTTCGTTGTCTTCAAGAATTGCCGTCATTGGTCCTAACGGTGCCGGTAAGTCCACTCTGATCAACGTCCTGACTGGTGAGCTGTTGCCAACAATCGGTGAAGTCTACGTTCACGAGAACTGCCGTATCGCTTACATTAAGCAACACGCTTTTGCCCACATTGACTCCCACTTAGACAAGACTCCTTCCGAGTACATTCAATGGAGATTCCAAACCGGTGAGGACCGTGAGACCATGGACCGTGCATCTAGACAAATCAACGAGAACGATGAGGAGGCTATGAACAAGATCTTCAAGATCGATGGTACTCCAAGAAGAATCGCTGAAATCCActccagaagaaagttcaagaactcTTACGAGTACGAGTGTTCGTTCTTGCTGGGTGAGAACATTGGTATGAAGTCTGAGAGATGGGTTCCAATGATGTCTGTTGACAACGCTTGGTTGCCAAGAGGAGAGTTGGTGGAGTCCCACTCCAAGATGGTTGCTGAGGTCGATATGAAGGAGGCTTTGGCTTCTGGTCAATTCCGTCCTTTGACCAGAAAGGAAATCGAGGAGCACTGTTCCATGTTGGGTCTGGATGCTGAGTTGGTTTCTCACTCCCGTATCAGAGGTCTGTCTGGTGGTCAAAAGGTCAAGTTGGTCTTGGCTGCTTGTACCTGGCAAAGACCCCACCTGATCGTCTTGGACGAGCCTACCAACTATTTGGACAGAGACTCCCTGGGAGCTTTGTCTAAGGCTTTGAAGGCTTTCGAGGGTGgtatcatcatcattacCCACTCTGCCGAGTTCACTAAGGACTTGACTGAGGAAGTCTGGGCTGTCTTGGACGGTACCATGACTCCATCGGGTCACAACTGGGTCCAAGGTCAAGGTGCTGGTCCTCGtcttgaaaagaaggagaacGAGGAAGACCAATTCGATGCTATGGGTAACAAGATCGCTGCTgtcaagaagaaggttAAGTTATCATCTGCTGAgctgagaaagaagaagaaggagagaatgaagaagaagaaggctCTTGGTGATGCTTACGTTTCCTCCGATGAGGAGTTTTAG